Proteins encoded together in one Planifilum fimeticola window:
- a CDS encoding shikimate dehydrogenase: MRMNAGTGVVGLIGHPVGHSKSPEMMNRAFRACGLPFVYLAFDVSPSELGDAVRGMRALGFRGWNVTIPHKVAVLEHLDEVEETAREIGAVNTVVAQEGRLIGYNTDGEGYLRSLVDETGLELSEQRVLILGAGGAARAVAHALATTGVESITIANRTREKAERLAASLRKADARAVSLSELERVVGETTLLVQTTSVGMYPETEAIPIDPSFLHERMIVSDLIYRPRKTLLLREAEARGARIHGGLGMLLHQAALAFEHWMGKPAPVDVMREALEEAMKSAGGG, from the coding sequence ATGAGGATGAATGCCGGAACCGGAGTGGTGGGGCTGATCGGCCATCCGGTGGGCCACTCCAAGTCGCCGGAGATGATGAACCGGGCGTTTCGCGCCTGCGGGCTTCCCTTCGTCTATTTGGCCTTTGACGTTTCGCCCTCGGAATTGGGGGACGCCGTACGGGGGATGCGTGCCCTGGGCTTTCGGGGGTGGAATGTGACCATTCCCCACAAGGTGGCTGTCCTCGAGCATCTGGATGAGGTGGAGGAGACCGCGAGGGAAATCGGCGCCGTCAACACCGTCGTCGCGCAGGAGGGGCGGTTGATCGGGTACAACACGGACGGAGAGGGATACCTTCGGTCCCTCGTCGACGAGACCGGATTGGAGCTTTCGGAACAAAGGGTGTTGATCCTCGGTGCGGGCGGAGCGGCGAGGGCGGTGGCCCACGCGCTGGCGACAACCGGGGTGGAGTCGATCACCATTGCCAACCGGACGAGGGAAAAGGCGGAGCGTTTGGCGGCCTCTCTCCGGAAAGCGGATGCGCGGGCCGTCTCCCTGTCGGAATTGGAGCGGGTGGTCGGGGAGACGACATTGCTGGTGCAGACCACCTCCGTGGGCATGTATCCGGAGACGGAGGCGATTCCGATCGACCCTTCGTTCCTGCACGAGCGGATGATCGTGAGCGACCTGATTTATCGCCCGCGGAAAACCCTTCTTCTGAGGGAGGCGGAGGCTCGGGGCGCCCGGATTCACGGGGGGCTGGGCATGCTGCTCCACCAGGCGGCCCTGGCCTTTGAACATTGGATGGGAAAGCCGGCGCCCGTGGACGTGATGCGGGAGGCCCTGGAAGAGGCGATGAAATCGGCGGGCGGAGGATGA
- a CDS encoding YqeG family HAD IIIA-type phosphatase — translation MLKAIIPKHFAASIYEIDFEKLQRRGIKAAIFDLDNTLVESTRPDATPRLVSWLDQLQGMGFRVMIVSNNNRTRVSRFAIPLGVPYIHRAKKPLSKAFIAAMRRLESRPEETAMIGDQLFTDVLGGNRLGLYTILVAPVSNVEGFWTRINRRMERVVFNFMRKRGLLEGEDRR, via the coding sequence GTGCTGAAAGCGATCATACCGAAGCATTTTGCAGCATCCATCTATGAAATCGATTTTGAGAAACTTCAGCGGCGCGGGATCAAGGCGGCCATCTTCGATCTGGACAACACGCTGGTGGAGTCGACCCGCCCGGACGCCACCCCCCGGTTGGTCAGCTGGCTGGACCAGCTTCAGGGGATGGGTTTCCGCGTCATGATCGTATCCAACAACAACCGGACTCGGGTTTCCCGATTCGCCATTCCGCTCGGGGTGCCGTACATCCACCGGGCGAAGAAGCCCCTTTCCAAGGCGTTTATCGCGGCGATGCGGCGCTTGGAAAGCCGTCCGGAAGAGACGGCCATGATCGGGGATCAGCTGTTTACCGATGTGCTGGGGGGGAATCGGTTGGGGCTGTATACGATTCTGGTGGCTCCCGTCTCCAATGTGGAGGGCTTTTGGACAAGAATCAACCGCCGCATGGAGCGGGTGGTTTTTAACTTCATGCGCAAGCGGGGGCTGTTGGAAGGGGAGGACCGCCGATGA
- the nadD gene encoding nicotinate-nucleotide adenylyltransferase encodes MRIGIFGGTFDPIHMGHLLVAEQAREAGGLDEVWFIPNAEPPHKEAPVSAPHHRERMVELAIADHPRFRLSRVELVRPGPSYTVDTVKDLKKAYPQTHFFLIVGADMMNDLPRWYKIEEILQVVQVIGHLRPGVAAGDLPPFIASRLTLVEDAVTLDLSSTDIRKRAAAGKSIRYLVPEKVRRYIEENRLYENKP; translated from the coding sequence ATGCGCATTGGCATCTTCGGCGGGACCTTTGATCCGATTCACATGGGCCACCTCCTGGTTGCGGAACAGGCGAGGGAAGCCGGCGGCCTGGACGAGGTGTGGTTCATTCCCAACGCCGAACCTCCCCACAAGGAGGCTCCCGTATCCGCCCCGCACCACCGGGAGCGCATGGTGGAGCTGGCCATCGCCGATCATCCCCGTTTCCGCCTCTCCCGGGTGGAGCTGGTCCGCCCGGGTCCCTCCTATACGGTGGACACGGTGAAAGACTTGAAGAAAGCCTATCCCCAAACGCACTTTTTTTTGATCGTGGGCGCAGATATGATGAACGATCTGCCTCGATGGTATAAAATAGAGGAAATCCTGCAAGTTGTCCAGGTCATCGGCCATTTGCGGCCGGGGGTGGCGGCCGGAGATCTCCCCCCCTTCATCGCCAGCCGCTTGACCCTGGTGGAGGATGCCGTTACCCTGGACCTTTCATCTACGGATATTCGGAAACGGGCGGCGGCCGGGAAGTCGATCCGCTATCTGGTTCCCGAGAAGGTACGCCGCTATATCGAGGAGAATCGGTTATATGAAAATAAACCGTGA
- the yqeH gene encoding ribosome biogenesis GTPase YqeH gives MTEGTRCEGCGALLQTEDPARPGYVPESALERENPVCRRCFRIRHYNEVARVEQDPDLYLQLLRRIGQTDSLVVLVTDLFDFAGSWIPGIQQYLARNDLLLLANKIDLFPKSVKRNRLREWVRRSAEKLGLRPVGVVLCSAAKGFHIDEVIDAIERHRRGRDAYVVGTTNVGKSTLINRILREEGEGGGEITTSPYPGTTLDVIRIPLEEGRALIDTPGIVRRDRLSEWVSPEDLRVIVPRREIHPRVYQLNDRQTLFFGGLVRFDFVKGPRQPFVCYVSNDLYIHRTKWEKADEVYSRHRGELLSPPSESADLPEMERREFRLAEGEKKDLVIPGLGWIVAGKKEAEIHVWAPRGIPVEVRPAII, from the coding sequence ATGACGGAAGGTACCCGGTGTGAAGGGTGCGGAGCCCTTCTTCAGACGGAGGATCCCGCACGGCCGGGATATGTGCCGGAGTCCGCTCTTGAGCGGGAGAATCCCGTGTGCCGGCGCTGTTTCCGCATCCGCCATTACAATGAAGTGGCGCGGGTGGAGCAGGATCCCGACCTCTACCTGCAGCTGCTCCGCCGGATCGGGCAGACGGACAGCCTGGTCGTGTTGGTCACCGATCTGTTTGATTTTGCCGGCAGTTGGATCCCCGGCATCCAACAGTACCTGGCTCGGAACGATCTCCTGCTGCTCGCGAACAAGATCGACCTGTTTCCCAAGTCGGTCAAACGGAACCGCCTGAGGGAGTGGGTTCGCCGGTCGGCGGAGAAGCTGGGCCTCCGCCCGGTGGGGGTCGTCCTGTGCAGCGCAGCCAAGGGCTTTCATATCGACGAGGTGATCGACGCCATCGAGCGGCATCGCCGGGGGCGGGACGCCTACGTGGTGGGGACCACCAATGTGGGGAAATCCACTTTGATCAACCGCATCCTGCGGGAGGAGGGAGAGGGCGGAGGCGAAATCACCACTTCTCCCTACCCGGGAACCACCCTCGATGTGATCCGCATCCCGCTGGAGGAAGGACGGGCCTTGATCGACACGCCCGGCATCGTCCGCCGGGATCGGTTGAGCGAATGGGTGTCGCCGGAAGACCTGCGGGTGATCGTTCCCCGGCGGGAGATTCATCCGCGGGTGTATCAGCTGAACGACCGCCAAACCCTGTTTTTCGGCGGTCTGGTTCGCTTTGACTTCGTGAAGGGGCCGAGGCAGCCCTTCGTCTGCTACGTTTCCAACGACCTGTACATACACCGGACCAAGTGGGAAAAGGCCGATGAAGTGTATTCCCGCCACCGGGGGGAGCTGCTCTCCCCCCCGTCGGAATCGGCGGATCTGCCGGAGATGGAGCGGCGTGAGTTTCGGCTGGCTGAAGGCGAGAAGAAGGATCTTGTCATCCCCGGATTGGGATGGATCGTGGCGGGGAAAAAGGAGGCTGAAATCCACGTCTGGGCTCCGCGCGGGATCCCCGTGGAAGTGCGGCCGGCGATTATATAA